One Spiribacter halobius DNA segment encodes these proteins:
- a CDS encoding malate dehydrogenase, which yields MKAPVRVAVTGAAGQIGYSLLFRIAAGDMLGPDQPVILQLVEIPPAMDAVQGVVMELEDCAFPLLHGLHATDKAEEGFKDADYILLVGAKPRGPGMERKDLLEANAAIFSAQGKAINDVASRSVRVLAVGNPANTNALIAQHNAPDIDPGQFTAMTRLDHNRALAQLANRTGSHVTDIRQMTVWGNHSATQYPDISHATVKGQAASELVDRAWLEETFIPTVQQRGAAIIKARGQSSAASAASAAIDHMRDWTLGTPDDDWVSMAITSDGSYGISEGLIYSFPVRCRNGHYEIVQGLTIDDFSRERMRATEQELNEERDAVKHLLP from the coding sequence ATGAAGGCACCTGTTCGCGTAGCGGTCACCGGCGCCGCAGGCCAGATCGGCTACAGCCTGCTGTTCCGGATCGCGGCGGGCGACATGCTCGGCCCGGATCAGCCCGTCATTCTCCAGCTGGTGGAGATCCCGCCGGCCATGGACGCCGTGCAGGGCGTGGTGATGGAGCTCGAGGACTGCGCTTTCCCGCTGCTCCACGGCCTGCACGCCACCGACAAGGCCGAGGAAGGGTTCAAGGACGCGGACTACATCCTCCTGGTCGGCGCGAAGCCGCGCGGCCCGGGCATGGAGCGCAAGGACCTGCTCGAGGCCAACGCCGCCATCTTTTCCGCCCAGGGCAAGGCCATCAATGACGTCGCGAGCCGCAGCGTGCGCGTGCTCGCGGTGGGCAACCCGGCCAACACCAACGCCCTCATCGCCCAGCACAACGCCCCGGATATCGACCCCGGCCAGTTCACGGCGATGACCCGCCTGGATCACAACCGGGCTCTTGCACAGCTCGCCAACCGTACGGGCAGCCATGTCACCGACATCCGTCAGATGACGGTCTGGGGCAACCACTCCGCCACCCAGTATCCGGACATCAGCCATGCCACGGTGAAGGGCCAGGCCGCGAGCGAGCTGGTGGACCGGGCCTGGCTGGAGGAGACCTTCATCCCCACCGTGCAGCAGCGGGGCGCCGCCATCATCAAGGCCCGTGGCCAGTCCAGCGCCGCCTCGGCCGCGAGTGCCGCCATCGACCACATGCGCGACTGGACCCTGGGCACGCCGGATGACGACTGGGTGAGCATGGCCATCACCTCGGACGGCAGCTACGGCATCAGCGAGGGGCTGATCTATTCCTTCCCCGTGCGCTGCCGCAACGGTCACTACGAGATCGTCCAGGGCCTCACCATCGACGACTTCTCCCGGGAGCGCATGCGGGCGACCGAGCAGGAGCTCAACGAGGAGCGCGACGCGGTGAAGCACCTGCTGCCGTAA
- a CDS encoding SAM hydrolase/SAM-dependent halogenase family protein: MILLFTDFGWQGPYVGQMKAAIAARTTTVPVVDLMHDTPAFRPVEAGLLLAALTPRLPRRSVTVAVVDPGVGGERRALMARSRGRWFVGPDNGLLAPLLEADDLHVWSLAVPDGAAPTFHGRDVFAPAAAELAIGHMPTGATGVTDWVRPKADRQRVIYIDAFGNVMTGLREQDLSGRAPAPAGTALPGARTFCDQPPGTPFWYPNSSGLVEIAVNQGSAAEHFRLAVGDPIPLA; this comes from the coding sequence ATGATTCTGCTGTTCACCGATTTTGGCTGGCAGGGGCCCTACGTCGGGCAGATGAAGGCCGCCATCGCGGCGCGGACGACCACCGTGCCGGTGGTGGACCTGATGCACGACACGCCGGCCTTCCGGCCGGTGGAGGCGGGGCTGCTGCTGGCGGCGCTGACGCCGCGGCTGCCGCGGCGCTCGGTGACCGTGGCGGTGGTGGACCCCGGCGTCGGCGGGGAGCGGCGGGCGCTGATGGCGCGTAGCCGCGGCCGCTGGTTCGTCGGTCCGGATAACGGCCTGCTCGCGCCCCTGCTGGAGGCGGACGACCTCCACGTCTGGTCCCTCGCCGTGCCCGACGGGGCGGCCCCCACGTTCCACGGCCGCGACGTCTTCGCCCCGGCGGCGGCCGAGCTCGCCATTGGCCACATGCCAACGGGCGCCACCGGCGTCACCGACTGGGTCCGCCCGAAGGCGGACCGCCAGCGCGTCATCTACATCGATGCCTTCGGCAACGTCATGACCGGCCTGCGCGAGCAGGATCTGAGCGGCCGCGCGCCAGCGCCCGCCGGCACCGCCCTGCCCGGGGCCCGCACCTTCTGCGACCAGCCTCCGGGCACCCCCTTCTGGTATCCGAACTCCTCGGGCCTGGTGGAGATCGCCGTCAATCAGGGCAGCGCCGCCGAGCACTTCCGCCTCGCCGTCGGCGACCCCATCCCGCTCGCGTAG
- a CDS encoding TauD/TfdA family dioxygenase, translating into MATLASEVAEPRVEMNELAPYAGGHELAAARGEGDRIRLTWEDGLRGDFHALWLRDHCACPQCRHPQTRERIVRLLDLPEPLPAPDVEVTGDGALLVSWPATGEHPAHESRFDPGWLRQRADATTPAVRIPAAEPWEAADAARRPVLDFGAVVNTDDGLRQWLTALQRDGFVLLGGGPEAPEGIDDVVRRIGWPRETNFGRYFDVISKPNPNNAAYTAIGLEPHIDLPNWQRPPDFQLLYCIRNGAEGGASTLVDGFAVAEALRADDPEAFEVLAATPIDFRFQDEESDIAHRGPVIETDAQGAVTRIRFNNWIRDTLRLPTDAVAPFYRAYRRFWERLRDPRFVLRFSLQPGQLMAFDNLRVLHGREAFDPNSGPRHLRGTYLDRDLVQSRLRVLERNGA; encoded by the coding sequence ATGGCAACGCTGGCAAGCGAAGTCGCCGAACCGCGCGTGGAGATGAACGAGCTGGCGCCGTACGCGGGCGGCCACGAGCTGGCGGCGGCCCGTGGCGAGGGTGACCGGATTCGGCTCACCTGGGAGGACGGCCTGCGCGGGGACTTCCATGCCCTGTGGCTGCGCGACCACTGCGCCTGCCCGCAGTGCCGGCATCCGCAGACCCGCGAGCGCATCGTGCGCCTGCTGGACCTCCCGGAGCCGCTGCCGGCGCCGGACGTCGAGGTCACCGGCGACGGCGCACTGCTCGTGAGCTGGCCGGCCACCGGCGAGCACCCGGCCCACGAGAGCCGCTTCGATCCCGGCTGGCTGCGGCAGCGCGCCGATGCCACGACCCCGGCGGTGCGGATCCCGGCGGCCGAGCCCTGGGAGGCGGCCGACGCCGCCCGCCGGCCCGTGCTGGATTTCGGTGCGGTGGTGAATACCGACGATGGCCTGCGCCAGTGGCTCACCGCCCTGCAGCGTGACGGCTTCGTGCTGCTCGGCGGCGGCCCGGAGGCCCCCGAGGGCATCGATGATGTGGTCCGGCGCATTGGCTGGCCGCGGGAGACCAACTTCGGTCGCTACTTCGACGTGATCTCCAAGCCGAATCCGAACAATGCGGCCTACACGGCCATCGGTCTCGAGCCGCACATCGATCTGCCGAACTGGCAGCGGCCACCGGATTTCCAGCTGCTCTACTGCATCCGCAACGGTGCCGAGGGCGGGGCCTCAACCCTGGTGGACGGTTTCGCCGTGGCCGAAGCCCTGCGCGCGGACGACCCGGAGGCGTTCGAGGTCCTCGCCGCCACGCCCATCGATTTCCGGTTCCAGGACGAGGAGTCGGACATCGCCCACCGCGGCCCGGTGATCGAGACCGACGCCCAGGGCGCGGTGACGCGGATCCGCTTCAACAACTGGATCCGCGACACCCTGCGGCTGCCCACCGACGCCGTGGCGCCGTTCTACCGTGCCTACCGGCGCTTCTGGGAGCGTCTGCGGGATCCGCGATTCGTGCTGCGTTTCTCCCTGCAGCCGGGGCAGCTGATGGCATTCGATAACCTCCGCGTTCTGCATGGCCGCGAGGCCTTCGACCCCAACAGCGGGCCGCGGCACCTTCGCGGCACCTATCTGGACCGCGATCTCGTGCAGTCGCGCCTGCGCGTGCTTGAGCGCAACGGCGCCTGA
- the rplQ gene encoding 50S ribosomal protein L17 → MRHRKSGRKLSRTSSHRQAMFRNMSASLFEHEAIRTTLPKAKELRRVAEPLITLAKEDSVANRRLAFSRLRDRGVVTKLFEELGPRYRERPGGYLRVLKAGFRPGDNAPMAFVELVDRPEAEEPEAEPKQAEAS, encoded by the coding sequence ATGCGCCATCGCAAATCCGGACGCAAGCTGAGCCGCACGAGCAGCCATCGCCAGGCCATGTTCCGCAACATGTCCGCGTCGCTGTTCGAGCATGAGGCCATCCGAACCACCCTGCCGAAGGCGAAGGAGCTGCGCCGGGTCGCCGAGCCGCTGATCACCCTCGCCAAGGAGGACTCGGTGGCCAACCGCCGGCTCGCCTTCTCGCGCCTGCGCGACCGCGGCGTCGTGACCAAGCTCTTCGAGGAGCTCGGCCCGCGCTACCGAGAGCGCCCGGGCGGTTACCTGCGCGTGCTGAAGGCCGGTTTTCGCCCCGGCGACAACGCCCCCATGGCCTTCGTGGAGCTGGTGGATCGCCCCGAGGCCGAGGAGCCGGAAGCAGAGCCAAAGCAGGCCGAGGCCTCCTGA
- the ettA gene encoding energy-dependent translational throttle protein EttA has translation MAQYIYTMNRVGKVVPPKKHILKDISLSFFPGAKIGVLGLNGSGKSTLLRIMAGLDTEIEGEARPQPGINIGYLPQEPELDPAKDVRGNVEEGVAEVKALLDRFNEVSAQFADPDADFEALMAEQSKLQDRIEAAGAWDLDRQLDQAADALRLPPWEADVSKLSGGEKRRVALCRLLLSNPDMLLLDEPTNHLDAESVAWLERFLAEFPGTVVAVTHDRYFLDNVAGWILELDRGQGIPWQGNYSSWLEQKEKRLAQEAREQAAHRKAMQAELEWVRSNPKGRQSKSKARLKQFDELQSKEFQSRNETNEIYIPPGPRLGNKVVEADQVRKAFGDALLVDDLSFSVPPGGIVGIIGPNGAGKTTLFRMIVGTEQPDSGSITLGETVDLAYVDQSRDHLDDSKTVWEEISGGHDILQVGKYEVQSRAYVGRFNFKGADQQKRIGDLSGGERNRVHLAKLLQRGGNLLLLDEPTNDLDVETLRALEEALLVFPGCAMVISHDRWFLDRIATHILAFEGDSHVEWFEGNYQEYEADRRRRLGDEALNPHRIKYRRLAG, from the coding sequence ATGGCGCAATACATCTACACCATGAACCGGGTGGGCAAGGTCGTCCCCCCGAAGAAGCACATCCTCAAGGACATCTCGCTGTCCTTCTTCCCCGGGGCGAAGATCGGCGTGCTCGGCCTCAACGGCTCCGGCAAGTCGACCCTGCTGCGGATCATGGCCGGGCTGGATACCGAGATCGAGGGCGAGGCGCGGCCGCAGCCGGGAATCAACATCGGCTACCTGCCCCAGGAGCCGGAGCTGGATCCGGCGAAGGACGTGCGCGGCAACGTCGAGGAGGGCGTCGCCGAGGTCAAGGCGCTGCTGGATCGCTTCAACGAGGTCTCCGCGCAGTTCGCGGACCCGGACGCCGACTTCGAGGCGCTCATGGCCGAGCAGTCCAAGCTGCAGGACCGCATCGAGGCCGCCGGCGCCTGGGACCTGGACCGCCAGCTGGACCAGGCCGCCGACGCCCTGCGCCTGCCGCCGTGGGAGGCCGACGTCAGCAAGCTCTCCGGCGGCGAGAAGCGCCGGGTGGCGCTCTGTCGGCTGCTGCTATCCAACCCGGACATGCTGCTGCTGGACGAGCCCACCAACCATCTGGACGCCGAGTCCGTGGCCTGGCTCGAGCGCTTCCTCGCCGAGTTCCCCGGCACCGTGGTCGCGGTCACCCATGACCGCTACTTCCTCGACAATGTCGCCGGCTGGATCCTCGAGCTCGACCGCGGCCAGGGCATCCCGTGGCAGGGCAACTACAGCTCCTGGCTGGAGCAGAAGGAAAAGCGCCTGGCCCAGGAGGCGCGCGAGCAGGCGGCCCACCGCAAGGCCATGCAGGCGGAGCTCGAGTGGGTGCGCTCCAACCCCAAGGGCCGGCAGTCCAAGAGCAAGGCGCGGCTGAAGCAGTTCGACGAGCTGCAGTCGAAGGAATTCCAGAGCCGCAACGAGACCAACGAGATCTACATCCCGCCCGGCCCGCGGCTGGGCAACAAGGTGGTGGAGGCGGATCAGGTTCGCAAGGCCTTCGGCGACGCGCTGCTGGTGGACGACCTCTCCTTCAGCGTGCCGCCGGGCGGCATCGTCGGCATCATCGGTCCGAACGGCGCCGGCAAGACCACCCTCTTCCGCATGATCGTCGGCACCGAGCAGCCCGACAGCGGCAGCATCACCCTCGGCGAGACGGTGGACCTGGCCTACGTGGACCAGAGCCGCGATCATCTCGACGACAGCAAGACGGTCTGGGAGGAGATCTCCGGCGGCCACGACATCCTGCAGGTGGGCAAGTACGAGGTGCAGTCACGGGCGTACGTCGGCCGCTTCAACTTCAAGGGCGCCGACCAGCAGAAGCGCATCGGCGACCTCTCCGGCGGCGAGCGCAACCGCGTGCACCTCGCGAAGCTCCTGCAGCGCGGCGGCAACCTGCTGCTGCTCGACGAGCCCACCAATGACCTGGACGTGGAGACCCTGCGGGCGCTGGAGGAGGCGCTGCTGGTCTTCCCCGGCTGCGCCATGGTCATCTCCCATGACCGCTGGTTCCTGGACCGCATCGCCACCCACATCCTCGCCTTCGAGGGTGACAGCCACGTGGAGTGGTTCGAGGGCAACTACCAGGAATACGAGGCCGACCGCCGCCGCCGTCTCGGCGACGAGGCCCTCAACCCGCACCGGATCAAGTACCGGCGGCTGGCGGGGTAG
- a CDS encoding ABC transporter substrate-binding protein, protein MNLRIRYRFLTVLALAFGVAAGSVHAQGEEPVRFGVQSWPGVTVKTQVATQLLEAMGYPAETRELSTSVIYQGLRQGDVDVSLGAWMPAHEGMVQPLLEDNAAEQFAVNLEGAVQGLAVTADVYDSGVTSVEALVANGERFDRTIYAIEPGAGMTRAFRAAVENDYKGLGDWQVVPSSVAGMMAQVQRAVDRGEPVVFHGWRPHWMNVRHDIRFLSDDEGSEIADLETTVYTMVRTGWPASHPNAARFLEQFLVPTEAQSVWIHEYDYEERDPETVAAEWIGNNLDVVEGWLEGVETADGKPAIEAVRASF, encoded by the coding sequence ATGAACCTCCGAATCCGCTATCGTTTCCTCACCGTCCTCGCGCTCGCCTTCGGCGTTGCCGCCGGCAGCGTCCATGCCCAGGGCGAGGAGCCCGTGCGCTTCGGCGTTCAGTCCTGGCCCGGCGTGACCGTGAAAACCCAGGTCGCTACCCAGCTGCTGGAGGCCATGGGCTATCCCGCCGAAACCCGCGAGCTCTCCACTTCCGTGATCTACCAGGGCCTGCGTCAGGGTGACGTGGACGTCTCCCTCGGTGCCTGGATGCCCGCCCACGAGGGCATGGTGCAGCCGCTGCTGGAGGACAATGCCGCCGAGCAGTTCGCCGTCAACCTCGAGGGTGCCGTCCAGGGTCTGGCGGTCACCGCCGATGTCTACGACAGCGGCGTGACCAGCGTCGAGGCCCTGGTGGCCAACGGTGAGCGCTTCGACCGCACCATTTACGCCATCGAGCCCGGTGCCGGCATGACCCGTGCCTTCCGTGCCGCCGTGGAGAACGACTACAAGGGTCTGGGCGACTGGCAGGTGGTGCCGAGCAGCGTGGCCGGCATGATGGCCCAGGTGCAGCGTGCGGTGGACCGCGGCGAGCCGGTGGTCTTCCACGGCTGGCGCCCCCACTGGATGAACGTGCGCCACGACATTCGCTTCCTCAGCGACGACGAGGGCAGCGAGATTGCCGACCTGGAGACCACCGTCTATACGATGGTCCGCACCGGCTGGCCGGCGAGCCATCCCAACGCGGCACGCTTCCTCGAGCAGTTCCTGGTGCCCACGGAGGCCCAGAGCGTGTGGATCCACGAGTACGACTACGAGGAGCGCGACCCGGAGACGGTGGCCGCCGAGTGGATCGGCAACAACCTGGACGTGGTCGAGGGCTGGCTCGAGGGCGTCGAGACGGCAGACGGCAAGCCAGCCATCGAGGCCGTGCGGGCGAGCTTCTGA
- a CDS encoding DUF6489 family protein produces MRIKVDLDTTPEELRRFFGLPDVQPLQEEVMKRMRERMLEGLDQYDPAALFRQVMGPSAPGFESLQKAFWDAFSQSQGKDDKER; encoded by the coding sequence ATGCGCATCAAGGTCGATCTCGACACCACGCCCGAGGAGCTGCGCCGCTTCTTCGGCCTGCCCGACGTCCAGCCACTGCAGGAGGAGGTCATGAAGCGCATGCGCGAGCGCATGCTGGAGGGCCTCGACCAGTACGATCCCGCGGCGCTGTTCCGCCAGGTAATGGGCCCCAGCGCCCCCGGCTTCGAGAGCCTGCAGAAGGCCTTCTGGGACGCCTTCAGCCAGAGCCAGGGCAAGGACGACAAGGAACGGTAG
- the rpsD gene encoding 30S ribosomal protein S4: MARYIGPTCKLARREGTDLFLKSGVRPLDSKCKLDTPPGQHGQRRTRISDYGLQLREKQKVRRIYGVLERQFRNYYAEADRRRGNTGENLLRLLECRLDNIVYRMGFASTRAEARQLVAHRAVTVNGRVTNIPSAQVSPGDTVGIKEKAQKQLRVQAAQEMAQQNGLPQWVEVDEKAFQGTLKQLPDRADLSAEINEHLIVELYSK, encoded by the coding sequence ATGGCCAGATATATCGGACCGACCTGCAAGCTCGCCCGGCGCGAGGGCACGGATCTCTTCCTGAAGAGCGGCGTGCGCCCGCTGGACAGCAAGTGCAAGCTGGATACCCCGCCCGGTCAGCACGGCCAGCGCCGTACCCGCATCTCGGACTACGGGCTGCAGCTGCGCGAGAAGCAGAAGGTTCGCCGCATCTACGGCGTGCTGGAGCGCCAGTTCCGCAACTACTACGCGGAGGCGGACCGGCGCCGCGGCAACACCGGCGAGAACCTGCTGCGGCTGCTCGAGTGCCGGCTGGACAACATCGTCTACCGCATGGGCTTCGCCTCCACCCGCGCCGAGGCGCGGCAGCTGGTGGCCCACCGTGCGGTGACCGTCAACGGCCGGGTGACCAACATCCCGTCGGCCCAGGTCAGCCCCGGCGACACCGTCGGCATCAAGGAAAAGGCGCAGAAGCAGCTGCGCGTCCAGGCGGCCCAGGAGATGGCCCAGCAGAACGGTTTGCCGCAGTGGGTCGAGGTGGATGAGAAGGCGTTCCAGGGCACGCTGAAGCAGCTCCCGGACCGGGCCGATCTCTCCGCCGAGATTAACGAGCACCTGATCGTCGAGCTGTACTCGAAGTAA
- a CDS encoding LysR substrate-binding domain-containing protein: MGRPLPSPLALHAFDAAARHMSFTEAARELGVTQAAVSQRIQVLEHQLGQRLFVRHPRALALTEAGRALMPSVREAFERLAGGVDEVFGPAREAPLTVRATPGFIELWLAPRLHRFRAEHPQVPLRLASAIWPEDFTGDGVDLEIRYGVGDWTDVESLALAAEGLTPVCSPRLAGKLDGPGDLAGHTLLHAAGFESGWRHWLNAAGAGDLADHAEALVCDTLAATHALARHHVGVALGRRSLLPEALADGRLVAPFPQVLDSPEGFYLTRPARKPLRPEATAFWDWAAEQS; the protein is encoded by the coding sequence ATGGGCCGCCCGCTGCCCTCGCCGCTCGCCCTGCATGCCTTCGACGCCGCCGCCCGCCACATGAGCTTCACGGAGGCCGCCCGCGAGCTGGGAGTGACCCAGGCGGCCGTCAGCCAGCGCATCCAGGTGCTGGAGCACCAGCTCGGGCAGCGGCTGTTCGTCCGCCACCCGCGCGCGCTGGCGCTCACCGAGGCCGGCCGCGCGCTGATGCCCTCGGTGCGCGAGGCCTTCGAGCGGCTCGCCGGGGGCGTGGACGAGGTGTTCGGGCCGGCCCGGGAGGCGCCGCTCACCGTGCGGGCGACGCCGGGGTTCATCGAGCTCTGGCTCGCCCCCCGGCTGCACCGCTTTCGGGCCGAGCACCCCCAGGTACCGCTGCGTCTGGCCTCGGCGATCTGGCCGGAGGATTTCACCGGCGACGGCGTTGACCTCGAGATCCGTTACGGCGTCGGCGACTGGACCGACGTGGAGAGCCTCGCCCTCGCCGCCGAGGGGCTGACCCCGGTCTGCTCGCCGCGCCTGGCGGGGAAACTGGACGGCCCGGGCGATCTTGCCGGCCACACCCTGCTGCATGCGGCCGGGTTCGAGTCCGGCTGGCGCCACTGGCTGAACGCCGCCGGCGCCGGCGACCTCGCCGACCACGCCGAGGCGCTGGTCTGCGACACCCTCGCCGCCACCCATGCCCTCGCCCGCCATCACGTCGGGGTCGCTCTCGGCCGGCGTAGCCTGCTGCCGGAGGCCCTCGCCGACGGCCGCCTGGTGGCGCCCTTCCCCCAGGTCCTGGACAGCCCCGAGGGCTTCTACCTGACCCGCCCCGCCCGCAAGCCACTGCGCCCGGAGGCCACCGCCTTCTGGGACTGGGCGGCGGAACAGAGCTAG
- a CDS encoding ABC transporter permease translates to MDEAFATAFRLMLQADPELVEIVGLSLRVSLTAVLIASVLALPVGAAVALFRFPGRTAVIVLLNALMGLPPVVAGLLIYLMLSRVGPLGPLGLLFTPTAMVIVQTVLIFPIVAALTRQFVSDLWEEYREQLVSLGAGRLRAIPTLLWDGRFSLVTALLAGFGRASAEVGAVLIVGGNIDGFTRVMTTAIALETNRGNLPLALGLGIVLMTLTILINALAYGVGEIARRRHG, encoded by the coding sequence TTGGACGAGGCGTTTGCCACGGCCTTCCGGTTGATGCTGCAGGCCGACCCGGAGCTGGTGGAGATCGTGGGGCTATCGCTCCGCGTCAGCCTCACCGCCGTGCTCATTGCGAGTGTCCTGGCCCTGCCCGTGGGTGCGGCGGTGGCGCTGTTCCGGTTTCCCGGCCGCACCGCCGTGATCGTGCTGCTGAATGCCCTCATGGGGCTGCCGCCCGTGGTGGCCGGGCTGCTGATCTATCTGATGCTCTCGCGGGTCGGGCCGCTAGGCCCGCTGGGGCTGCTGTTCACCCCGACGGCGATGGTCATCGTGCAGACGGTGCTCATCTTCCCCATCGTCGCGGCCCTCACTCGCCAGTTCGTCAGCGATCTCTGGGAGGAGTACCGGGAGCAGCTCGTCTCCCTGGGCGCCGGGCGGTTGCGTGCGATCCCGACCCTGCTCTGGGACGGCCGCTTCAGCCTGGTGACCGCGCTGCTGGCGGGCTTCGGCCGGGCCTCGGCGGAGGTGGGGGCAGTGCTTATCGTCGGCGGCAATATCGATGGCTTCACCCGCGTGATGACCACCGCCATCGCCCTTGAGACCAACCGGGGCAATCTGCCGCTGGCGCTGGGGCTCGGCATCGTGCTGATGACGCTGACGATTCTGATCAATGCGCTGGCCTACGGCGTGGGCGAGATCGCGAG
- a CDS encoding helix-turn-helix transcriptional regulator, producing MTTREVADYLRLKERKVYDLVRQGAMPSVRFSGKLLFPRSAIDLWVLSHLEGDQARAAPPPPVYAGSSDPLLQWALREAGTELAQLCHGSGDGVARLLNGHAQLIGLHVVNPASGGFNEPAHCGLGGLRDLVMLRWATRRQGLVLPAGNPRRITGIGDLAAPELRVVHRQRGAGAEGLLHHLLTQAGIDPGSLDDRGPTALDEDDLAAEVGSGRADCGLAVEASARRHGLDFIPLAEERFDLALRRRSYFEPPMQRLMAFVRTDAFREKAAEMGGYDVNECGAVRYNA from the coding sequence ATGACGACCCGGGAGGTGGCCGATTACCTGCGGCTCAAGGAGCGCAAGGTCTATGACCTGGTCCGCCAGGGGGCGATGCCGTCGGTGCGCTTCTCCGGCAAGCTGCTGTTCCCCCGCTCGGCCATCGATCTCTGGGTGCTGAGCCACCTCGAGGGGGACCAGGCGCGGGCCGCTCCGCCCCCGCCGGTGTACGCGGGCAGCTCGGACCCGCTGCTGCAGTGGGCGCTGCGCGAGGCCGGCACCGAGCTCGCCCAGCTCTGCCACGGCAGCGGCGATGGGGTGGCACGGTTGCTGAACGGCCACGCGCAGTTGATCGGCCTGCATGTGGTCAACCCCGCCAGCGGCGGCTTCAACGAGCCGGCCCACTGCGGGCTCGGCGGCCTGCGGGACCTGGTGATGCTGCGTTGGGCCACCCGCCGCCAGGGCCTGGTGCTGCCGGCGGGCAACCCGCGCCGGATCACCGGCATCGGCGACCTCGCGGCACCGGAGCTCCGCGTGGTCCACCGCCAGCGAGGCGCCGGCGCCGAGGGTCTGCTGCACCATCTGTTGACCCAGGCCGGTATCGACCCCGGGTCCCTGGACGACCGGGGCCCCACGGCCCTGGACGAGGACGACCTCGCCGCCGAGGTGGGCAGCGGCCGCGCCGACTGCGGCCTCGCCGTCGAGGCCTCGGCCCGCCGCCACGGCCTCGACTTCATCCCCCTCGCCGAGGAGCGCTTCGACCTGGCCCTGCGCCGCCGCAGCTACTTCGAGCCCCCGATGCAGAGACTGATGGCGTTCGTGCGCACGGACGCGTTCCGTGAAAAGGCGGCAGAGATGGGCGGTTACGATGTCAATGAGTGCGGGGCGGTGAGGTACAACGCCTGA
- a CDS encoding DNA-directed RNA polymerase subunit alpha, with translation MQGQFKDFLKPRVVDVDAVSDKRARVTLEPLERGFGHTLGNALRRVLLSSMPGFAVTEVEIEGVLHEYTAIEGVQEDVVDILLNLKNLAVRLHSKEEATLRLSKKGPGAVTAGDIEADHDVEVKNPELVIANLTKAGELTMTLTVSKGRGYEPATARERDEERAIGHLALDATYSPVRRVAYNVESARVEQRTDLDKLVMDIETSGVIEPEEAIRFAAGLLRDQLSVFVDLEGGESADEPSRKEPEVDPILLRPIDDLELTVRSANCLKAESIHYVGDLVQKTEVELLKTPNLGKKSLNEIKEVLAQHGLQLGMRLENWPPAGLEDRDRATG, from the coding sequence ATGCAGGGTCAGTTCAAGGATTTCCTTAAGCCCCGCGTCGTCGACGTGGACGCGGTCAGTGACAAGCGCGCGCGCGTCACGCTGGAGCCGCTCGAGCGCGGCTTCGGCCATACCCTGGGCAACGCGCTGCGGCGTGTGCTGCTCTCCTCCATGCCCGGCTTCGCGGTCACGGAGGTGGAGATCGAGGGTGTGCTGCACGAGTACACCGCCATCGAGGGTGTGCAGGAGGACGTGGTCGACATCCTGCTCAACCTGAAGAATCTCGCGGTGCGGCTGCACTCGAAGGAAGAGGCCACGCTTCGGCTCTCCAAGAAGGGGCCGGGCGCGGTGACCGCCGGCGATATCGAGGCCGACCACGACGTCGAGGTGAAGAACCCCGAGCTCGTGATCGCCAACCTCACCAAGGCCGGCGAGCTCACCATGACGCTCACGGTCTCCAAGGGGCGCGGCTACGAGCCGGCCACCGCCCGTGAGCGGGACGAGGAGCGCGCCATCGGCCATCTGGCCCTGGACGCGACCTACAGCCCCGTGCGCCGCGTGGCCTACAACGTCGAGAGCGCCCGCGTGGAGCAGCGCACCGACCTCGACAAGCTGGTGATGGACATCGAGACCAGCGGCGTCATCGAGCCGGAGGAGGCGATCCGCTTCGCCGCCGGCCTGCTGCGGGACCAGCTCTCGGTGTTCGTCGACCTCGAGGGCGGCGAGAGCGCCGACGAGCCGAGCCGCAAGGAGCCGGAGGTGGACCCGATCCTGCTGCGTCCCATCGACGACCTCGAGCTCACGGTGCGCTCAGCCAACTGCCTGAAGGCCGAGAGCATCCACTACGTGGGTGATCTGGTGCAGAAGACCGAGGTGGAGCTGCTGAAGACGCCCAACCTCGGCAAGAAGTCTCTGAACGAAATCAAGGAGGTGCTCGCCCAGCACGGACTGCAGCTGGGCATGCGCCTGGAGAACTGGCCGCCGGCCGGTCTTGAGGACCGGGACCGGGCGACGGGCTAA